ACGTGGAACATTCTTCTTAAACCAAGCAATCAAGTGACTTTCGGGACCTTAATAGTTACCAAAACATACTCACCTTTATCTTCTTCACCATATTCTGCATTTATTCCATATTCTTTTATAGCTTTATAAGCTTTCTTTATAGTATTTAAATAAATTCTAACATTAATTAAAGATTTGATATTTTGTTTATATGCTTTCTCATCCTTTTTTCTAAGATTATCAAGAATATCTTCTACAAGAGCTTCCGTACTATTTACATTTAGGTTATTATTAATTGTCTTATCTAATACAATTCTTCTTAAATCATCATCTGGTAGTTTTAGAAGTGCTCTACCATGTCTTTCAGTTAAGTTTTCTTCTATTAGGGTTTTCTGTATATCGTATGGTAATTTTAACAATCTTAGCTTATTTGCTATAGTTGATTGAGACTTTCCTAATTTTTCAGCTAATTCTAATTGGGTAAAACGGTGATCCTCAATTAGATTATTATATCCTTCGGCTTCTTCTATGAAATTCAAATTCTCCCTCTGAAGGTTTTCTACCAAAGCTACCATTGCAGACTCCTTGTCCCTATATTCAACAACAATTGCAGGTATTTCTTTCAAGTTTGCTAATTCAGATGCTCTTAATCTACGTTCACCGGCTATTAATTCATAAGATTCTTCAGAGATTCTTCTAACACTAATAGGTTGAATAATACCAAAGGATTTAATAGATATTGACAATTCTTCTAAAGCTTTTAGGTTGAAGCTTTTTCTAGGTTGATACGGATTTGGCCTAATAGAATTAATTGGAATATACTTAATCTCACGTTGTAAGTTCATATTACCCCTCTTTTCTTTAGCTTTTCACAAAGAAAACTTAAAGTATCAAATAGTCATATCCCAATTATTCTAGATTTATTATATTAATTCCTTTATTATTTCCCATTTATTTTCATACATTTTTCCCTAATTTACAGTGGATTTTTTCTAGGCTTACCTCCACCTCTTGGATATTTTGTCGGAGTTTCAGCAATCTTCTCTATAATTATCAAAGAATGCAATATATCACTTTCAGGTATCTTTACATGCTTTGTTTCTATTAATTTACCACCTAATAATTTAATAGCATTTATACTTATATCCAGTTCTTCATCAACATCTGGACCCTTCATAGAAATAAAATATCCTCCTACCTTCACAAAAGGTAGGCAGTATTCACTTAATGTATTTAACTGAGCTACTGCTCTTGAAATACATATATCATACTGTTCCCTGTAAGAAGGCTTAATACTTAGCTCTTCTGCTCTACCATGTAAAGCTTTTATATTATTAAGTCTTAATTCATTTATAACTTCATTTAAAAATATAATTCTTTTATTTAGACTATCTAATAGCAAAACATCTAATTCAGGGTTGGAAATCTTTAAAGGTATCCCTGGAAATCCTCCACCTGTTCCAATATCAATTATTTTTTTCTTACCATCAAATAAATTAGTTGTTAATGGAGACAAGCTGTCTAAGAAGTGTTTTTGATCTATTTCAATATCATCAGTAATTGACGTTATATTAATCTTCTCATTCCATTCCTTTAGCAATTCTTTATATCTACTAAATTGTTCTTGTTGCTCTACACTTAAATTAATTTTAAGTTCTTCTATTCCCCTAATCAAAGTTCCAATATCAGTCATTAGACTGTACACTCCTTTTTCTTTGTTCTAAATATATTAATAATACATTTATATCTGATGGTGATACTCCTGAAATTCTAGATGCCTGACCAACAGAATCAGGTTTAAACTTATTTAGCTTTTGTTTAGCTTCGTTGCTTAAACCCTTTATCAATGAATAATCTTCATCAAGAGATAATTTTTTATTCTCCAATTTTTTAAATTGCTGAATTTGAATCATTTGTTTCTTTATATAACCTTCATACTTAATTTGTGTTTCAACTTGCAGTCTGACTTCTCTTTGTAGTTGCCCTCTATTTGCATCTAAATTAGTTGTGCTATCATATGTTACTTCCGGACGTCTAATGAGCTCATAGAGGCTAATAGGGCCTTTAAGTGAGGTTGTCCCGATTTCTTCCAATTTTTTGTTGTTTTCTTCAGTCGGTCCTATCATAACCTTCTTAAGTCTTTCTAATTCATTTTCAATTGCTTCCTTTTTAATTAACATCTTTTGAAATCTCTCTTCTGTTACCAATCCTAACTTATATCCTTTTTCTGTTAATCTTAAGTCAGCATTATCTTGCCTCAAAGTTAATCTATATTCAGCTCTTGAGGTCATCATTCTATATGGCTCATTTGTTCCTTTTGTTACTAAGTCATCTATAAGAACCCCAATATATGCTTCTGATCTATCTAATATAAAAGGTTCTTTACCTTTAATATTCTGAACAGCATTTATTCCTGCAATAAGTCCTTGAGAGGCAGCTTCTTCGTAACCTGAAGAACCATTAATTTGACCAGCAAAGAATAAGTTATCAATTTCCTTATGCTCTAATGTTCTTTTTAAAATTGTAGGATCAATTGAATCATATTCAATGGCATATGCACTTCGCATAAATTGTACATTTTCTAAACCAATGATATTCTTATATATTTGGATTTGAACCTCTTCTGGTAAAGATGTACTTACACCTTGTACATACATCTCCTTCGTAGATAATCCCTCAGGCTCAATAAAGACTTGATGTTTATCCTTATCTGAAAAACGCACTACTTTGTCCTCTATTGATGGACAATATCTAGGACCAACTCCGTCAATTTCACCTGCATACATAGGTGATCTTTGAAGATTTTCTCTAATGATATCATGAGCTTTTTCTGTTGTATATGTCAAGTAACATGGTACTTGCTCTATATCAAATTTCTTATCCATATTTAAGAATGAAAATGGTACTATTTCTTCATCACCAGGTTGTATATCCATAACTGAATAATCAATACTATCCTTATGAACTCTCGCTGGTGTACCAGTTTTCATTCTTCTTAATTCAAAGCCTTTCTTCTCTAAGGATTCAGACAATTGAATGGATGGGAACATTCCATCAGGACCAGATGAATAATTTACTTCACCCATATATACCCTTCCTCTTAAATATGTTCCTGTAGCTACTATGACAGCTTTAGTTTTATAAACTGCACCAGTTCTTGTTAAAACTCCAACTACCTTATTATCCTCAAAAAATATATCTATAATTTCACCTTGTCTTAAAGTCAGATTAGGTTCATTTTCTAGTACTTTCTTCATTTCCATATGAAATGTTTTCTTGTCAGCTTGAACTCTTAAGGAATGAACAGCTGGACCCTTTGAAGTATTTAACATTCTACTTTGAATAAATGATTTATCAATATTCAAAGCCATCTCTCCACCAAGAGCATCTATTTCTCTTACCAAATGTCCTTTTCCTGTTCCCCCT
The DNA window shown above is from Tissierella sp. Yu-01 and carries:
- the rsmG gene encoding 16S rRNA (guanine(527)-N(7))-methyltransferase RsmG produces the protein MTDIGTLIRGIEELKINLSVEQQEQFSRYKELLKEWNEKINITSITDDIEIDQKHFLDSLSPLTTNLFDGKKKIIDIGTGGGFPGIPLKISNPELDVLLLDSLNKRIIFLNEVINELRLNNIKALHGRAEELSIKPSYREQYDICISRAVAQLNTLSEYCLPFVKVGGYFISMKGPDVDEELDISINAIKLLGGKLIETKHVKIPESDILHSLIIIEKIAETPTKYPRGGGKPRKNPL
- the mnmG gene encoding tRNA uridine-5-carboxymethylaminomethyl(34) synthesis enzyme MnmG — encoded protein: MEKLKHYIADEFDVVVIGAGHAGVEAALASSRLGMKTLIMTISLDAISALSCNPNIGGTGKGHLVREIDALGGEMALNIDKSFIQSRMLNTSKGPAVHSLRVQADKKTFHMEMKKVLENEPNLTLRQGEIIDIFFEDNKVVGVLTRTGAVYKTKAVIVATGTYLRGRVYMGEVNYSSGPDGMFPSIQLSESLEKKGFELRRMKTGTPARVHKDSIDYSVMDIQPGDEEIVPFSFLNMDKKFDIEQVPCYLTYTTEKAHDIIRENLQRSPMYAGEIDGVGPRYCPSIEDKVVRFSDKDKHQVFIEPEGLSTKEMYVQGVSTSLPEEVQIQIYKNIIGLENVQFMRSAYAIEYDSIDPTILKRTLEHKEIDNLFFAGQINGSSGYEEAASQGLIAGINAVQNIKGKEPFILDRSEAYIGVLIDDLVTKGTNEPYRMMTSRAEYRLTLRQDNADLRLTEKGYKLGLVTEERFQKMLIKKEAIENELERLKKVMIGPTEENNKKLEEIGTTSLKGPISLYELIRRPEVTYDSTTNLDANRGQLQREVRLQVETQIKYEGYIKKQMIQIQQFKKLENKKLSLDEDYSLIKGLSNEAKQKLNKFKPDSVGQASRISGVSPSDINVLLIYLEQRKRSVQSND
- the noc gene encoding nucleoid occlusion protein, with the protein product MNLQREIKYIPINSIRPNPYQPRKSFNLKALEELSISIKSFGIIQPISVRRISEESYELIAGERRLRASELANLKEIPAIVVEYRDKESAMVALVENLQRENLNFIEEAEGYNNLIEDHRFTQLELAEKLGKSQSTIANKLRLLKLPYDIQKTLIEENLTERHGRALLKLPDDDLRRIVLDKTINNNLNVNSTEALVEDILDNLRKKDEKAYKQNIKSLINVRIYLNTIKKAYKAIKEYGINAEYGEEDKGEYVLVTIKVPKVT